In one Pangasianodon hypophthalmus isolate fPanHyp1 chromosome 22, fPanHyp1.pri, whole genome shotgun sequence genomic region, the following are encoded:
- the cul1b gene encoding cullin-1b codes for MSSNRPQNPHGLKQIGLDQIWDDLRAGIQQVYTRQSMARSRYMELYTHVYNYCTSVHQSNQARGAGIPPTKPSKKSPTPGGAQFVGLELYKRLKEFLKSYLTNLLKDGEDLMDESVLKFYTQQWEDYRFSSKVLNGICAYLNRHWVRRECDEGRKGIYEIYSLALVTWRECLFRPLNKQVTNAVLKLIERERNGETINTRLISGVVQSYVELGLNEDDAFAKGPTLSVYKEYFESQFLADTERFYTRESTEFLQQNPVTEYMKKAEARLLEEQRRVQVYLHESTQDELARKCEQVLIEKHLEIFHTEFQNLLDADKNEDLGRMYNLVSRITDGLGELKKLLETHIHNQGLAAIEKCGDSALNDPKMYVQTILDVHKKYNALVMSAFNNDAGFVAALDKACGRFINNNAITKMAQSSSKSPELLARYCDSLLKKSSKNPEEAELEDTLNQVMVVFKYIEDKDVFQKFYAKMLAKRLVHQNSASDDAEASMISKLKQACGFEYTSKLQRMFQDIGVSKDLNEQFKKHLSNSEPLDLDFSIQVLSSGSWPFQQSCTFALPSELERSYQRFTAFYASRHSGRKLTWLYHLSKGELVTNCFKNRYTLQASTFQMAILLQFNTENSYTVQQLADSTQIKVDILVQVLQILLKSKLLVLEDENANVDEMDFKPDTLIKLFLGYKNKKLRVNINVPMKTEQKQEQETTHKNIEEDRKLLIQAAIVRIMKMRKVLKHQQLLAEVLNQLSSRFKPRVPVIKKCIDILIEKEYLERVDGEKDTYSYLA; via the exons ATGTCGTCCAACAGGCCCCAGAACCCACACGGGCTCAAACAGATTGGGCTGGACCAGATCTGGGATGACCTGCGGGCAGGGATTCAACAGGTGTATACGCGACAGAGCATGGCCAGGTCCCGCTACATGGAGCTCTACAC ACATGTTTACAATTACTGTACCAGTGTCCATCAGTCAAACCAGGCAAGGGGTGCAGGCATTCCCCCCACCAAACCCTCCAAGAAGTCCCCCACTCCAGGGGGAGCACAGTTTGTTGGGCTTGAACTTTACAAAAGACTGAAGGAGTTTCTAAAGAGCTATTTAACAAATCTTCTGAAG GATGGGGAAGATCTGATGGACGAAAGCGTTCTGAAGTTTTACACGCAGCAGTGGGAGGACTACCGCTTCTCCAGTAAAGTGTTAAATGGGATTTGCGCCTACCTCAACAGACACTGGGTACGCCGGGAGTGTGACGAGGGGCGGAAAGGAATTTATGAAATCTATTCG CTTGCCTTGGTGACATGGAGAGAGTGTTTATTCAGACCTCTAAATAAACAG GTGACGAATGCAGTACTGAAACTcattgagagagaaagaaacggCGAGACTATTAACACCAGGCTGATCAGTGGAGTTGTACAGTCATATG TTGAACTGGGCCTGAATGAGGACGATGCCTTTGCTAAAGGACCCACATTATCTGTATACAAAGAGTACTTTGAGAGCCAGTTCTTGGCTGATACAGAACGCTTCTACACAAGGGAAAGCACAGAGTTCCTCCAACAAAACCCTGTAACTGAATACATGAAAAAG gcAGAAGCACGGCTGTTAGAGGAGCAGCGGCGGGTTCAGGTTTACCTTCATGAGAGCACACAAGACGAGCTGGCTCGCAAGTGTGAACAGGTTCTCATAGAGAAACACCTGGAGATTTTCCACACAGAGTTCCAGAACCTTCTGGATGCTGACAAGAACGAAG ATCTGGGCCGAATGTACAACCTTGTCTCACGCATCACGGACGGTTTAGGGGAGTTGAAGAAACTCTTGGAGACGCACATCCACAACCAAGGCCTGGCAGCCATTGAGAAGTGCGGGGACTCAGCTCTCAAT GATCCTAAAATGTATGTACAAACAATATTGGATGTGCACAAGAAGTACAATGCATTGGTGATGTCGGCGTTTAATAACGACGCAGGCTTCGTGGCTGCTCTTGATAAG GCCTGTGGGAGATTCATCAACAATAACGCCATTACAAAGATGGCTCAGTCCTCCAGCAAATCTCCAGAACTGCTGGCCAGATACTGTGACTCCTTACTGAAGAAGAG CTCAAAGAACCCTGAGGAGGCGGAGCTGGAGGACACGCTCAACCAAGTG ATGGTGGTTTTCAAATACATTGAAGATAAGGATGTTTTCCAGAAATTCTATGCCAAAATGCTGGCTAAGAGGCTGGTTCACCAGAACAGTGCCAGTGATGATGCCGAGGCCAGTATGATCTCCAAATTAAAG CAAGCATGTGGTTTTGAGTACACCTCCAAACTACAGCGTATGTTCCAGGACATCGGTGTCAGCAAGGACTTGAACGAGCAGTTTAAAAAGCACCTTTCAAACTCTGAGCCTTTGGACT TGGATTTTAGCATTCAAGTTCTCAGCTCAGGATCCTGGCCTTTCCAGCAGTCATGCACATTTGCATTGCCTTCAGAG CTGGAGCGCAGTTACCAAAGATTCACAGCTTTCTATGCCAGCAGACACAGTGGGCGCAAACTGACGTGGCTCTACCATTTATCCAAGGGCGAGCTAGTCACCAACTGCTTCAAGAACAGATACACCCTACAG GCATCCACCTTCCAGATGGCAATTCTGCTGCAGTTCAACACAGAGAACAGCTACACCGTTCAACAGCTGGCCGACAGCACACAGATTAAAGTA gaTATTTTGGTTCAGGTTTTGCAAATCCTGTTGAAGTCCAAGTTGCTG GTTTTGGAGGACGAGAATGCAAACGTCGATGAAATGGACTTCAAACCTGATACACTCATAAAGCTTTTCTTGGGCTATAAAAA CAAGAAGTTGCGGGTCAACATCAACGTGCCAATGAAGACGGAGCAGAAACAAGAGCAGGAgacaacacacaaaaacatcgaggaggacagaaagctcCTCATACAG